The following proteins come from a genomic window of Drosophila sulfurigaster albostrigata strain 15112-1811.04 chromosome X, ASM2355843v2, whole genome shotgun sequence:
- the LOC133847602 gene encoding tRNA (32-2'-O)-methyltransferase regulator THADA — protein sequence MNDLSLRVTALKLCAHPKRFAEMRSAPVRMPIKWQNSQEDYVQQFATATTCNEQITVVKVIFGKAESFAFLADLLFVCPLKHPVRGILNRLFSSNEVNKRNNATHTKDAMLRVLRDALQQLAEQIADSNINIDMLNDVLVSVGACLHSFAFGRDALAKEIHAFIPLLPCVLRRYWISISEATVELSPTRRNEFYLFIQNLLRFYVNFMVDLKQFLVPQQCEPLRLISELAASVARHLDTPWDVRSIAGLAIGHNARFFNDFDEYMRSCHAISAFEELPIKAASLLVLQKTDYVERAVQALEILKSIIDQVNAAGDVTNLLVYMSKHLHTYSKSLSGIVLQDRPLVIYNLILVLLLKFALQHIGSSVESIRHMAASLLQQVLIHAKATGQTSIKQQVFAQLGREHIPLTSLCLIVQQLVEIMGTRDVLFHCPAVFQKIFVFYLGLDDNVNALYKSMMTVAHKEENFKDWYNIWVVTLLRQAQPYNERLAVIERLIKSTVELDGQVLGELCQYKNLTLSTKLAAMSTARRHGQQQAVKQLLGELSIQINQAMMGFDDNTRLMALAFVVETPRLSEPFTQFEIDAIMCFLHHNCNTPNAHVRQIARGLLQKGFKRLELNLAQQLKEKGGAEQLQHQHQPHTHMLSKFVNDLLTLLSLNLFPTANYGRRWISMQLIGDLLDMLERLRLQQFYQLPAIALTYLEHCLRDSYEHNKLLAAGILAKLQPCIQLKPLDIMQHLVSQRPPDSVTGAYQLQVYCQAHQVAVELPEELLQHVRELPEVQPRYYLVLQWCLRELRAGIAMAEVDLTQAARHNPMYGLLFASRHLLQQLKLTELAEEALWRQYINELLEASMEVSELMLTVVASESPEGHVPTAETAEEEEEEDEAEEEEQQPEEEEEEQQVEDTEQARAAAEAAAAAHTLTSQLVLLCAWRSIKEVSLITGELVHNAPLQQEQQQQQQKQPQHLLSQQQVAQIGEHFLLLLSEIKHRGAFEQAYVGFTLLCRRFWHSDEPALNQLPQQWLDEAMALVAGSEGAGGNKICPTRRSAGVPYMLQALICTELKLGTHNTFSRSMKLLLEVCERREPGSAASTARSHALNIMRALFRCSELSELVGEFIGRGVRCALESLVASEWAERNCATLLLSALIVRIFGVERARNEVGDLHLRNRMTGRIFFTRYPALFDYFHTVLGQAASRQFVQSTGGQTVQLEAMLQFLSRLYPSALEGIENTLNLNEFVPFLQRICCVHDYMTRVRASQVLANFTSIKTAKERIAHILMVLNLKHFKHKPETTLYAKDLNAVHGHLLQLLELYWIVWKDSKLMSAMLHTVAQLALAVFDEDIYLFNAALNVLIAILQDANDGMSINDKLLALLQRIYALDHATVYERCNSYTISPKFFEVYGLHLHRITQNADVILEHMVKTLMKPKEQQRPEMQQFAIDLFLHLLSDQANNVRCTRGIIDSFELKNFQFDPDAVAYCKALGLKVRIGLNVLTGQLRQRRELIDFALQLANDVAKERGHSPQLGSTVYTLLSLLGDELELPITELLERRNCDIEPGLVLCVTRQVMLENIRTLEGEEYQQFWLNILHYALDISDPKQKPYLRYKAAQLTDRIGIHIRQLFPTGNVQIVGNYIRLVLQLLVDESDLVRNCAAEMVASSCGESDQPTATFAMLPTTAEIYFLKHVLHSLKQFENDGTFLIGIFTTAVEPFVSAQFLDGRFQKDKPEEKISETMEDTEVFEKQDPNIYCEGLRVASVICNNFRDVFGQNKELICAFDALDKLTMCVGKNITPYIPQVST from the exons atgaatgacTTGAGTTTGCGCGTAACTGCGCTTAAATTATGCGCACATCCAAAACGTTTTGCCGAAATGCGTTCGGCGCCCGTGCGCATGCcaataaaatggcaaaatt CTCAGGAGGATTATGTGCAGCAATTTGCGACAGCCACCACATGCAACGAGCAGATTACGGTAGTCAAGGTGATCTTTGGGAAAGCTgaatcatttgcatttcttgcCGATTTGCTATTTGTTTGTCCCCTTAAGCATCCAGTGCGTGGCATTCTAAACAG ACTCTTCTCGAGCAACGAGGTGAACAAACGCAATAATGCCACACATACCAAGGATGCCATGCTACGAGTGCTGCGCGATGCACTGCAGCAGCTGGCGGAGCAAATTGCTGACAGCAATATAAACATTGATATGCTGAATGATGTCCTTGTCTCTGTTGGAGCTTGTCTGCATAGTTTTGCCTTTGGCCGCGATGCGTTGGCCAAGGAGATTCACGCGTTTATTCCCTTGCTGCCCTGCGTCTTGAGGCGCTACTGGATTTCGATTAG CGAAGCAACTGTAGAGTTGTCGCCAACGCGACGCAATGAATTCTATTTGTTTATACAGAATCTGTTGCGATTCTATGTCAATTTCATGGTGGACCTCAAACAGTTTCTTGTGCCACAGCAGTGCGAACCGTTGCGTCTCATTAGCGAGCTGGCCGCAAGCGTGGCACGTCACTTGGACACGCCGTGGGATGTGCGTTCCATTGCCGGCTTGGCCATTGGACACAATGCTCGATTCTTCAACGATTTCGACGAGTATATGCGCAGTTGTCATGCGATCAGCGCTTTTGAGGAGCTGCCCATCAAAGCGGCCTCATTGCTGGTGCTGCAGAAGACCGATTATGTCGAGCGTGCAGTGCAGGCGTTGGAGATTTTGAAGAGCATCATCGATCAGGTCAATGCAGCCGGTGATGTGACCAATCTGCTTGTCTATATGTCCAAACATTTGCACACCTATTCGAAATCATTGTCGGGCATTGTGCTGCAGGATCGTCCGCTGGTCATCTACAATCTGATACTCGTGCTGCTGTTGAAATTCGCTCTGCAGCACATTGGCAGCAGCGTGGAGTCCATACGCCACATGGCCGCCAGTCTGTTGCAACAGGTGCTGATCCATGCCAAGGCGACGGGACAGACGAGCATCAAGCAACAGGTGTTCGCGCAGCTGGGACGCGAGCATATACCGCTGACCTCGTTGTGCCTCATTGTGCAGCAGCTGGTGGAGATAATGGGCACCAGAGATGTGCTATTCCATTGCCCAGCCGTGTTTCAAAAGATCTTTGTCTTCTACCTGGGACTCGATGACAATGTCAACGCATTGTACAAGT CTATGATGACGGTCGCCCACAAGGAGGAGAACTTCAAGGACTGGTATAACATTTGGGTCGTGACGCTGCTGCGTCAGGCTCAACCGTATAACGAACGTCTCGCGGTAATTGAACGCCTCATCAAGAGCACCGTGGAGCTGGACGGTCAAGTGCTCGGCGAACTCTGTCAGTACAAGAATCTGACGCTCAGCACCAAACTGGCAGCGATGTCGACAGCACGTCGTCATGGCCAACAGCAAGCGGTTAAGCAGCTGCTCGGTGAACTCTCGATACAGATCAATCAGGCAATGATGGGCTTCGACGATAACACACGTCTGATGGCCTTGGCATTTGTGGTGGAGACGCCGCGTCTTAGTGAACCGTTCACACAATTCGAGATCGATGCCATCATGTGTTTTCTGCATCACAATTGCAACACGCCGAACGCTCACGTGCGGCAAATTGCACGCGGTCTGCTGCAGAAGGGTTTCAAGCGGCTCGAATTGAATCTGGCGCAGCAGCTGAAGGAGAAGGGCGGTgcggagcagctgcagcatcagcatcagccaCACACTCATATGCTCAGCAAGTTCGTCAACGATTTGCTAACTCTTCTCTCGCTGAATCTGTTTCCCACTGCCAACTACGGACGGCGTTGGATATCGATGCAATTGATTGGCGATCTATTGGATATGCTCGAACGTCTGCGTCTGCAACAATTCTATCAATTGCCAGCGATTGCGTTGACCTATCTGGAGCATTGTCTGCGCGACAGCTACGAGCACAACAAGCTGTTGGCTGCCGGGATTTTGGCCAAATTGCAGCCATGCATACAACTGAAACCGTTGGACATAATGCAACATTTGGTGTCGCAACGTCCGCCCGATTCGGTGACGGGTGCGTATCAGCTGCAGGTCTATTGCCAGGCCCATCAAGTGGCTGTGGAGTTGCCCGAGGAGCTGTTGCAGCACGTTCGCGAATTGCCCGAGGTGCAGCCACGTTACTATCTGGTGTTGCAATGGTGTCTGCGCGAGTTGCGCGCAGGCATTGCGATGGCTGAGGTGGATCTGACGCAGGCGGCGCGACACAATCCGATGTATGGACTGCTCTTTGCCAGCCGGCATTTGCTGCAGCAGTTGAAGCTGACGGAGCTGGCCGAGGAGGCGTTGTGGCGTCAGTATATCAACGAGTTGCTCGAGGCCAGCATGGAAGTCAGCGAACTAATGCTGACGGTGGTGGCGAGCGAGTCACCCGAGGGACATGTGCCAACTGCAGAGACTgcagaggaggaggaggaggaggatgaagCAGAGGAGGAAGAGCAGCAAccagaggaggaggaggaggagcaacaaGTGGAAGACACAGAGCAAGCAAGGGCAGCTGCAGaggccgctgccgctgctcacACGTTGACCTCACAGCTGGTGCTGTTGTGCGCCTGGCGCAGCATCAAGGAGGTGTCACTCATCACCGGCGAACTCGTGCACAATGCGCCActgcagcaggagcaacagcaacagcaacagaagcaaccACAACATCTGCTCAGTCAACAGCAGGTGGCACAAATTGGCGAAcactttctgctgctgctgtcggagATCAAGCATCGCGGCGCCTTCGAGCAGGCCTATGTGGGATTCACGCTACTATGTCGCCGCTTCTGGCACAGCGATGAGCCGGCATTGAATCAGCTGCCACAACAATGGCTGGACGAGGCAATGGCCTTGGTGGCGGGCAGCGAAGGCGCCGGCGGCAACAAGATTTGCCCCACACGACGCAGCGCTGGCGTTCCCTACATGCTGCAGGCACTCATCTGCACCGAACTGAAGCTGGGCACGCACAACACCTTCAGTCGCAGCATGAAACTCCTTCTCGAGGTGTGTGAACGCCGTGAACCCGGCTCCGCTGCGTCCACGGCTCGCAGTCATGCGCTGAACATTATGCGTGCGCTGTTCCGTTGCAGCGAATTGTCGGAGCTGGTGGGCGAGTTCATTGGCCGCGGCGTCAGGTGTGCGTTGGAGAGTCTCGTGGCCAGCGAATGGGCCGAACGCAATTGCGCCACGTTGCTGTTGTCCGCCCTGATTGTGCGCATCTTTGGCGTGGAGCGGGCACGCAACGAAGTTGGCGATTTGCATTTGCGCAATCGCATGACCGGACGCATTTTCTTCACTCGCTATCCGGCGCTCTTCGATTACTTTCACACGGTGCTGGGTCAGGCGGCATCGCGACAATTCGTCCAGTCGACTGGCGGTCAAACTGTCCAGCTGGAGGCCATGCTGCAGTTCCTCAGTCGACTCTATCCCTCGGCACTGGAGGGCATCGAGAATACACTGAAT cttAATGAATTTGTGCCCTTCCTGCAGCGCATCTGTTGTGTGCACGATTATATGACACGTGTGAGAGCCAGCCAGGTGTTGGCCAATTTTACCAGCATCAAGACGGCCAAGGAGCGAATTGCGCATATTCTAATGGTGCTCAACTTGAAGCATTTCAAGCACAAGCCG GAGACGACACTCTATGCCAAGGACTTGAATGCAGTTCATGGCCatctgctgcagttgctggaACTGTATTGGATTGTGTGGAAGGACAGCAAACTGATGTCTGCCATGCTGCACACAGTTGCCCAATTGGCGCTCGCCGTATTCGATGAGGATATTTATCTGTTCAACGCCGCGTTGAATGTGCTGATTGCCATACTACAAGATGCCAACGATGGGATGTCTATCAATGATAAATTGTTGGCACTGTTGCAGCGCATTTACGCACTGGATCATGCAACAGTTTATGAACGCTGCAATAGTTACACGATATCACCGAAGTTCTTTGAGGTCTATGGCCTCCATTTGCATCGGATCACACAGAATGCGGACGTCATACTCGAGCACATGGTTAAGACGCTGATGAAGCCCAAGGAGCAGCAACGTCCAGAGATGCAACAATTCGCCATCGATCTGTTTTTGCATCTACTCTCCGATCAGGCAAACAATGTGCGCTGCACACGTGGCATAATCGATAGCTTTGAGTTGAAGAACTTTCAATTCGATCCCGATGCTGTGGCCTATTGCAAGGCACTCGGACTCAAGGTGCGTATCGGACTCAATGTGCTTACCGGGCAATTGCGTCAGCGTCGCGAACTCATCGACTTTGCGCTGCAGCTGGCCAACGATGTGGCGAAGGAGCGCGGACATAGTCCGCAATTGGGGAGCACAGTTTACACGTTGCTCTCGCTATTGGGCGACGAACTGGAGCTGCCAATCACTGAGCTGTTGGAGCGTCGCAACTGCGACATTGAACCCGGTTTGGTGTTGTGCGTGACGCGTCAGGTTATGTTGGAGAATATACGAACGCTGGAGGGGGAAGAGTATCAGCAATTTTGGCTAAACATTTTACACTATGCACTGGACATCAGTGATCCCAAGCAGAAGCCATATCTGCGCTATAAGGCTGCCCAACTGACCGATCGCATTGGGATACACATTCGACAATTGTTCCCCACGGGCAATGTCCAAATTGTGGGCAACTATATACGTCTGGTCCTCCAGCTCCTGGTGGATGAGTCCGATCTGGTGCGAAATTGTGCTGCCGAAATGGTCGCCAGTAGTTGCGGGGAGTCGGATCAACCCACTGCCACATTCGCCATGCTGCCAACGACAGCGGAAATCTATTTCCTGAAACATGTGCTGCATAGTCTGAAGCAATTTGAGAACGATGGCACCTTCCTAATCGGCATATTCACCACGGCCGTCGAGCCATTTGTGAGCGCACAATTCTTGGATGGCCGTTTCCAAAAGGATAAGCCGGAGGAGAAGATTTCGGAAACGATGGAGGATACGGAAGTGTTTGAGAAACAGGATCCGAACATCTATTGTGAGGGACTCCGTGTTGCTTCGGTCATCTGTAATAATTTCCGTGACGTATTTGGTCAGAATAAGGAATTGATTTGCGCTTTCGATGCCCTCGATAAGCTCACCATGTGCGTCGGCAAAAATATTACGCCGTATATTCCACAGGTTTCAACGTAA
- the LOC133847290 gene encoding uncharacterized protein LOC133847290: protein MYAGAYAPNAGGVQQQHTGGYYGNGGGGAAAGGGNGPRHERPYYPRNNFAGAAGNAASLNGAGGGAAAAAAAGGMHFGQPYGVMTYGIQNSISMGAGGNPYRGGGGANAAMQNGAFAGANGIAFQGGPRAKNPNYAQRYQKPHNGMGNGGGGYQGGGSANYNAAALGMLSKEERAELQREKAKNPGRNLVKPHWENLPPFQKDFYIMHPNMQNRSEQAVAEMRHELEITVSGNELPHPVANFEECSLPPHIIDEMKRQGFTKPTAIQSQGWPIALSGRDLVGIAQTGSGKTLAYMLPAIVHIGNQPPIMRGDGPIALVLAPTRELAQQIQSVVRDYGHLCKPEIRHTCIFGGSSKVPQARDLERGVEVIIATPGRLIDFLENRNTNLQRCTYLVLDEADRMLDMGFEPQIRKIIEQIRPDRQVVMWSATWPKEVQALAGDFLNDYIQINIGSMNLSANHNIRQIVEICNENEKPQRMVRLLKEIAPTTNNAANNGNKIIIFVETKIKVEDILQIIRSEGYTATSIHGDKSQSERDSVLKDFRNGKSNILIATDVASRGLDVEDLQYVINYDYPNSSENYVHRIGRTGRCQQLGTAYTFFTPDNAKQARELISVLEEAGQTPSQALLDLARAMPNSANYRGNKRWNNNGGNGGGNASGVYQQRSNPLNYQAGGNGNVGGNNGYNNRANYQQQYAAGGNSYQPNGTGGGVGNWNRGGGAGAALNQQTGPDGGNRNGNATYRPRAPFNNGGPRAIMGHNGAGGAAGGAAGAHNAGQPHLGQQGGAFMQPNYRGRQFVPPNAAAAGSGMPRFQQYPKRDYQQQQQQQQQQQQQPQQQQQQPPQHYTQQQQQQQQQQQQQKPKHAMVGDDKTFKEYAPTVVSTPLVHYTPANSPPIAAVAAAAAVAGSAGRAPVAAAPGAAYMYDAAGVLTTTAAPGTNPYASQFNMPPAYYAAQHHQFAPAVAGPGPGAAIEQAGQH, encoded by the exons ATGTACGCTGGAGCATATGCACCCAACGCCGGCGgcgtgcaacaacagcacacgGGCGGCTATTATGGCAACGGTGGTGGCGGCGCAGCTGCTGGCGGCGGCAATGGACCACGTCACGAACGTCCCTATTATCCGCGCAACAATTTCGCCGGCGCCGCTGGGAATGCGGCCTCATTGAATGGCGCTGGCGGCggtgccgctgccgctgcagccGCTGGTGGCATGCACTTTGGCCAGCCATACGGTGTGATGACCTACGGCATACAGAACAGCATCAGCATGGGCGCTGGCGGTAATCCGTAtcgtggcggtggcggcgccAATGCTGCCATGCAAAACGGCGCCTTTGCTGGCGCCAATGGCATCGCCTTCCAGGGCGGACCCCGGGCCAAGAATCCCAATTACGCTCAACGCTATCAGAAGCCACACAATGGCATGGGCAACGGCGGCGGTGGCTATCAAGGCGGTGGCAGTGCCAACTACAATGCGGCCGCATTGGGCATGCTCTCCAAGGAGGAACGCGCCGAATTGCAACGCGAGAAGGCCAAGAATCCGGGACGCAATCTGGTCAAGCCGCATTGGGAGAATTTGCCGCCATTCCAAAAGGATTTCTACATTATGCATCCCAATATGCAGAATCGCAGCGAACAGGCTGTCGCCGAGATGCGTCACGAACTCGAGATTACGGTGTCGGGCAACGAGCTGCCACATCCGGTGGCCAATTTCGAGGAATGCTCGTTGCCGCCGCACATCATCGATGAGATGAAGCGTCAGGGTTTCACCAAACCCACCGCTATCCAATCCCAGGGCTGGCCAATTGCGTTGAGCGGACGCGATCTTGTGGGCATCGCCCAAACCGGATCGGGCAAGACATTGGCCTACATGCTGCCCGCCATTGTGCACATTGGCAACCAGCCGCCGATAATGCGCGGCGATGGACCCATCGCCCTGGTGTTGGCGCCCACACGTGAGCTGGCCCAGCAGATTCAGTCGGTGGTGCGGGATTATGGGCATTTGTGCAAGCCCGAGATACGTCACACTTGCATCTTTGGCGGGTCATCGAAGGTGCCGCAAGCACGCGACTTGGAGCGTGGCGTCGAGGTCATAATTGCCACACCGGGACGTCTGATTGATTTCCTCGAGAATCGCAATACGAATTTGCAGCGTTGCACATATCTCGTCTTGGATGAGGCCGATCGCATGCTTGACATGGGCTTTGAGCCGCAAATACGCAAGATTATCGAACAGATTCGTCCGGATCGTCAGGTTGTCATGTGGTCGGCCACATGGCCCAAGGAGGTGCAGGCACTGGCTGGCGATTTCCTCAACGATTACATACAGATCAACATTGGCTCGATGAATCTGTCGGCCAATCACAATATCCGACAGATTGTCGAGATTTGCAATGAGAACGAGAAGCCGCAGCGCATGGTGCGATTGCTCAAGGAGATTGCGCCGACCACGAACAATGCGgccaacaatggcaacaaaatcATCATATTTGTGGAAACCAAAATTAAG GTGGAGGACATCCTGCAGATAATTCGCAGCGAGGGCTACACAGCCACCTCCATACACGGCGACAAGTCGCAGAGTGAACGCGATTCGGTGCTGAAGGATTTCCGGAATGGTAAATCAAACATTTTGATTGCCACCGATGTGGCATCGCGTGGCCTCGATGTGGAGGATCTGCAGTATGTGATTAACTACGATTATCCAAATTCATCCGAGAACTATGTGCATCGCATTGGACGCACCGGACGCTGCCAGCAACTGGGCACCGCCTACACATTCTTCACCCCCGACAATGCCAAGCAGGCCCGTGAATTGATCTCCGTGCTCGAGGAGGCTGGCCAGACGCCATCGCAGGCGCTGCTCGATTTGGCCCGTGCCATGCCCAATTCGGCAAACTATCGCGGCAACAAGCGTTGGAATAACAATGGCGGCAACGGTGGCGGCAATGCCTCCGGTGTCTATCAGCAGCGCAGCAATCCGCTCAACTATCAGGCGGGCGGCAATGGCAATGTTGGCGGCAACAATGGCTACAACAATCGCGCCAACTATCAGCAGCAATACGCCGCTGGCGGCAACAGTTATCAGCCCAATGGCACCGGCGGTGGTGTTGGCAATTGGAATCGTGGCGGCGGCGCTGGCGCTGCACTCAATCAACAAACGGGTCCCGATGGCGGCAATCGCAACGGCAATGCCACCTATCGCCCTCGGGCTCCCTTCAACAATGGCGGACCGCGTGCCATCATGGGACACAATGGCGCAGGCGGCGCTGCTGGCGGTGCGGCTGGTGCCCACAATGCTGGGCAACCGCATTTGGGTCAACAGGGCGGCGCATTCATGCAACCGAACTATCGTGGACGGCAATTTGTGCCACCAAATGCAGCAGCCGCTGGCAGCGGAATGCCACGTTTCCAGCAGTATCCCAAGCGTGactatcaacagcagcagcagcagcaacaacagcagcagcaacagccacaacagcagcaacaacagccgccGCAACActacacacaacagcaacagcagcagcaacaacagcagcagcaacagaagccaAAGCATGCGATGGTGGGCGATGATAAGACTTTCAAGGAGTATGCACCGACTGTGGTCAGCACACCGCTTGTCCACTACACGCCAGCGAATTCGCCACCGATTGCCGCCGTTGCGGCAGCCGCAGCTGTGGCTGGCAGCGCTGGTCGGGCACCGGTTGCCGCTGCACCAGGTGCTGCCTACATGTATGATGCGGCCGGTGTGTTGACCACAACGGCGGCACCCGGCACCAATCCGTATGCCAGCCAATTCAATATGCCGCCCGCCTACTATGCGGCCCAGCATCATCAATTTGCACCCGCTGTGGCTGGACCTGGACCCGGTGCTGCCATCGAGCAGGCAGGACAGCATTAA
- the LOC133847603 gene encoding small ribosomal subunit protein uS11A-like: MAPRKAKVQKEEVQVSLGPQVRDGENVFGVAHIYASFNDTFVHVTDLSGRETIARVTGGMKVKADRDEASPYAAMLAAQDVAERCKVLGITALHIKLRATGGNKTKTPGPGAQSALRALARSSMKIGRIEDVTPIPSDSTRRKGGRRGRRL, translated from the exons ATGGCACCCAGAAAGGCTAAAGTTCAGAAGGAGGAAGTGCAGGTCTCGCTCGGACCCCAGGTTCGTGACGGCGAGAACGTTTTCGGCGTTGCACACATCTATGCCAGCTTCAACGATACTTTCGTGCATGTTACCGATCTGTCCGGTCGTGAAACCATCGCACGTGTCACCGGCGGCATGAAGGTCAAGGCTGATCGTGATGAGGCTTCTCCCTACGCCGCCATGTTGGCTGCTCAG GATGTTGCTGAGAGGTGCAAGGTGCTCGGCATTACGGCTCTGCACATCAAGTTGCGTGCCACTGGTGGCAACAAGACCAAGACACCCGGACCCGGTGCCCAATCCGCTCTGCGCGCTTTGGCTCGTTCATCGATGAAAATCGGTCGCATCGAGGATGTGACTCCTATTCCATCCGATTCCACACGCAGGAAGGGCGGTCGTCGTGGTCGCCGTCTGTag
- the LOC133848469 gene encoding dehydrodolichyl diphosphate synthase complex subunit DHDDS, with protein MSWVSDYQYTWLQKLALNALQISGHIPHHIAFVMDGNRRFARSKQLDKIEGHSRGFAKLADVLRWCLDMGIREVTTFAFSIENFKRSRDEVEGLFNLARDKFAKLLAEIERLDEHGIRIRVLGNIELLPADLQRLIASAMLRTEHNDKLFLNVAFAYTSRDEITQAVESVLQAEENPDGEDALLPTDINERLLEACLYTRHSPPPDLVFRTSGETRLSDFMMWQIKSSVLYFTQVLWPQITIWNFMAGIIAYQRDRSRIEDFRSEQRLHSAQLAKSSDFYSLRVQKFLHKLDANRRKLLIALASN; from the exons ATGTCGTGGGTCTCCGACTATCAATATACGTGGCTGCAGAAGCTCGCACTCAATGCCTTGCAAATCTCCGGCCACATACCCCATCACATTGCCTTCGTAATGGACGGCAACCGGAGATTCGCACGCTCCAAGCAATTGGATAAGATCGAGGGCCATTCACGGGGCTTTGCCAAGCTGGCGGATGTGCTGCGATGGTGCTTGGACATGGGCATACGTGAGGTAACCACGTTTGCCTTTAGCATTGAGAACTTTAAACGTTCCCGCGATGAGGTCGAGGGTCTCTTCAACTTGGCACGCGATAAATTTGCCAAACTACTGGCGGAGATCGAGCGACTGGATGAGCATGGCATACGGATACGTGTGCTGGGCAACATTGAGTTACTGCCGGCTGATTTGCAGCGTTTGATTGCCAGCGCCATGTTACGTACGGAACACAATGATAAACTCTTCCTGAATGTCGCCTTTGCCTACACATCGCGGGATGAGATTACACAGGCGGTGGAGTCAGTGTTGCAGGCAGAGGAGAATCCCGACGGTGAGGATGCGCTGCTGCCCACCGATATAAATGAGCGCCTGTTGGAGGCATGTCTCTACACTCGCCATTCGCCACCACCGGATTTGGTGTTTCGGACCTCGGGTGAGACGCGACTCAGTGACTTTATGATGTGGCAG ATAAAATCTTCCGTGCTATACTTTACCCAAGTGCTGTGGCCACAGATCACCATTTGGAACTTTATGGCCGGCATCATTGCCTATCAGCGGGATCGGAGTCGCATCGAGGACTTTAGAAGTGAGCAGCGTTTGCACAGCGCTCAATTGGCCAAATCCAGTGATTTCTATAGTCTGCGCGTACAAAAGTTTCTGCACAAATTGGATGCGAATCGGCGAAAATTACTTATTGCCTTGGCCTCCAATTGA